The Tenacibaculum jejuense genome includes a window with the following:
- a CDS encoding DUF2797 domain-containing protein produces MQYKGVLKKMNTENLDTVQYYLDMQTDFINVNQLLHKTIAIKFETYECLSCGLEKEIYRQGFCKSCFFETPNAGDWIMRPELSKAHLGEADRDLEYEKKVQLQPHIVYLANSSNVKVGVTRKTQVPTRWIDQGAHEAIEIVEVPNRYLAGITEVALKEHVADKTNWRKMLKNDIEDEDLTKWQERLRAFIPEEVQEYFIENNKETTINFPVDKYPEKPKSLNILKEGSYSGKLVGVKGQYFIFEDNTVFNVRANEGLVVSITVLD; encoded by the coding sequence ATGCAATACAAGGGCGTTTTAAAAAAAATGAATACTGAAAATCTTGATACAGTTCAGTATTATCTAGATATGCAAACCGATTTTATTAATGTAAATCAGTTACTTCATAAAACAATTGCCATTAAGTTTGAGACTTATGAGTGTTTGTCTTGTGGATTAGAAAAAGAAATTTATCGTCAAGGATTTTGTAAATCATGTTTTTTTGAAACTCCAAATGCTGGAGATTGGATTATGCGACCTGAATTAAGTAAAGCACATTTAGGAGAAGCAGATAGAGATTTAGAATATGAAAAGAAAGTACAATTACAACCTCATATTGTGTATTTAGCTAATTCAAGTAATGTAAAAGTTGGAGTGACTAGAAAAACGCAAGTTCCAACACGTTGGATAGATCAAGGTGCACACGAAGCTATTGAAATTGTTGAAGTACCCAATCGTTATTTAGCGGGTATTACTGAAGTTGCACTAAAAGAACATGTAGCAGATAAAACCAACTGGCGTAAAATGTTGAAGAATGATATTGAGGATGAAGATTTAACCAAATGGCAAGAACGCTTACGTGCTTTTATTCCAGAAGAAGTACAAGAATATTTTATTGAAAATAATAAAGAAACTACTATTAATTTTCCTGTAGATAAATATCCTGAAAAGCCTAAAAGTTTAAATATTTTAAAAGAAGGAAGTTATTCAGGTAAGTTAGTAGGCGTAAAGGGACAGTATTTTATTTTTGAAGACAATACTGTTTTTAATGTAAGAGCAAATGAGGGATTAGTAGTGAGTATAACAGTATTAGATTAA
- a CDS encoding DUF6882 domain-containing protein, which yields MGLFKKLFGKKEVIETPKLETENIDEKTGIGFTDLLYENAGLSFEKQIIFNEITGDSSWNINLNEGKLYFGELSFPIQVIGSLSFNDYSWMWGWANAKSGIPENLLVKANELKSFGEKHQIEEFIDGHFYVEEGFEHKMGMIAVGLLNADAYFCANYGQGTMVIAINSETIPKIEFDRLEKIPTTFPQLIGAIELDHKASFISYMESRKLDISAENNTIIASRNGKKIIASFDDLSRLKNLQAEL from the coding sequence ATGGGATTATTTAAAAAATTATTCGGTAAAAAAGAAGTAATTGAAACACCTAAACTAGAAACTGAAAATATAGATGAGAAAACTGGAATAGGTTTTACTGATTTACTTTATGAAAATGCTGGTTTGTCTTTCGAAAAGCAAATTATTTTTAATGAAATTACTGGGGATTCTTCTTGGAACATCAACTTAAATGAAGGTAAGTTATATTTTGGAGAACTGAGCTTTCCTATTCAAGTAATTGGTTCACTTTCTTTTAATGATTATTCTTGGATGTGGGGCTGGGCTAATGCTAAAAGTGGAATTCCAGAAAATTTATTAGTAAAAGCAAATGAATTAAAAAGCTTCGGAGAAAAGCATCAAATAGAAGAATTTATCGATGGTCATTTTTATGTTGAAGAAGGTTTTGAACACAAAATGGGAATGATTGCTGTCGGTCTTTTAAATGCTGATGCGTATTTCTGTGCGAATTACGGACAAGGAACAATGGTTATTGCCATAAACTCTGAAACAATACCTAAAATTGAATTTGATCGATTAGAAAAAATACCAACTACTTTTCCTCAACTTATTGGAGCTATAGAATTAGATCATAAAGCTAGTTTCATTAGCTATATGGAAAGTAGAAAGTTAGATATTTCAGCAGAAAACAATACAATTATAGCTTCTAGAAATGGAAAAAAAATTATTGCAAGTTTTGATGATTTATCAAGATTAAAAAATCTACAAGCAGAACTATAA
- a CDS encoding GH3 auxin-responsive promoter family protein, producing MPFQFINSIITWFLKKRKHQMELFLKYPTDVQQELLFNLVALGKYTEFGKTHKFSKIKNYEDFVNTVPIQKYETIEPLIERCRKGEQNLFWPTKIKWFAKSSGTTNAKSKFIPVSNEALEECHFNAGKDMLGLYINNNEETQLFTGKGLRLGGSSAIYEDNDTYFGDLSAIIIENMPFWADYSSAPKQEVALMSEWETKMEAIIDETIQENITSLAGVPSWMLVLLNKVLEKTGKDNILEVWPNLEVYFHGGVNFNPYREQFKKLIPKKSFRYYETYNASEGFFAIQDRNNSDELLLMLDYGIFYEFIPMSEYDGENSKAIPLSAVKKDVNYAVVITTNGGLWRYLIGDTVKFTSTNPYRIKITGRTKHHINVFGEELIIENAEEALKSACEKTNSTIKDYTVAPIFMNGNTNGGHEWIVEFEKQPQDLHFFTEILDNALKNCNSDYEAKRYNNMTLNMPKVHQARTGLFYDWLKMKGKLGGQHKVPRLSNKRDFIEELNELL from the coding sequence ATGCCGTTCCAGTTTATAAATTCTATTATTACTTGGTTTTTAAAAAAAAGAAAACATCAAATGGAACTCTTTTTAAAGTACCCTACTGATGTTCAGCAAGAATTGTTATTTAATTTAGTTGCTCTTGGAAAATACACTGAGTTCGGGAAAACCCATAAATTCTCTAAAATAAAAAATTACGAAGATTTTGTAAATACTGTACCTATTCAGAAATATGAAACTATAGAACCTCTTATTGAACGTTGTAGAAAGGGAGAACAAAATTTATTCTGGCCTACAAAAATTAAATGGTTTGCCAAATCGAGTGGTACAACCAACGCTAAAAGTAAGTTCATTCCAGTGAGTAATGAAGCTTTAGAAGAGTGTCATTTCAATGCTGGGAAAGACATGTTGGGTTTGTATATTAATAACAATGAAGAAACACAATTATTTACAGGAAAAGGTCTTAGATTAGGTGGAAGTTCTGCTATTTACGAAGATAATGACACTTATTTTGGTGATTTATCTGCGATAATTATAGAAAACATGCCATTTTGGGCAGATTACAGCTCTGCTCCTAAACAGGAAGTTGCTTTAATGAGTGAATGGGAAACTAAAATGGAAGCTATTATTGATGAAACAATACAAGAAAACATTACTAGTTTAGCTGGAGTTCCTTCTTGGATGTTAGTTTTGTTAAATAAAGTTTTAGAAAAAACTGGAAAAGACAATATTTTAGAAGTTTGGCCTAATCTAGAAGTTTATTTTCATGGTGGTGTAAACTTCAATCCATATCGAGAGCAATTCAAAAAATTAATTCCTAAAAAGAGTTTTAGATATTACGAAACTTACAATGCTTCTGAAGGTTTCTTTGCTATTCAAGATAGAAATAATTCTGATGAACTTTTATTAATGCTTGATTATGGAATTTTTTATGAATTTATTCCTATGAGTGAATACGATGGAGAAAATTCAAAAGCTATTCCTCTTTCAGCAGTTAAAAAAGATGTAAACTATGCAGTTGTAATTACTACAAATGGTGGTCTTTGGAGATATTTAATTGGTGATACAGTGAAATTTACCTCTACAAATCCTTACCGAATTAAAATTACTGGTAGAACTAAACACCATATTAATGTTTTTGGAGAAGAATTAATAATTGAAAATGCAGAGGAAGCATTGAAATCTGCTTGTGAAAAAACAAACTCGACAATAAAAGATTATACCGTTGCTCCTATTTTTATGAATGGTAATACAAATGGCGGACATGAATGGATTGTTGAGTTTGAGAAACAACCACAGGATTTACACTTTTTTACTGAAATTCTAGATAATGCTTTGAAAAATTGTAATTCAGATTACGAAGCAAAACGATACAATAACATGACTTTAAATATGCCTAAAGTTCACCAAGCTCGTACAGGTTTGTTTTATGATTGGCTAAAAATGAAAGGAAAGTTAGGTGGACAACATAAAGTTCCTAGATTATCAAATAAACGTGATTTTATAGAAGAATTAAATGAATTGCTATAA
- a CDS encoding Crp/Fnr family transcriptional regulator — protein MEEFLKNAEFLLQHGEITDALQKIAVYKEFKKGELIHPANSICKHFYIIISGIGRVFYYRDGKDITVHIASEQESITAIDSFIQRKKSKYNIEAIEDISCFMVAREDLEKLSAKSHKLEHLGRLFLEKLYINLAERLDSLLLHTSQERHDDLFVKKPELFNRVPAKHLASFLGMTPETFSRIRGK, from the coding sequence ATGGAAGAATTTCTAAAAAATGCTGAATTCTTATTACAACACGGAGAAATAACTGACGCTTTACAGAAAATTGCAGTTTATAAAGAGTTTAAAAAAGGAGAATTAATTCATCCTGCAAATAGTATTTGTAAGCACTTTTATATTATAATATCAGGAATTGGTCGTGTATTTTATTACAGGGACGGAAAAGACATTACTGTTCATATTGCTTCTGAACAAGAAAGTATCACTGCGATAGATAGTTTTATTCAACGTAAAAAAAGTAAATACAATATTGAAGCGATTGAAGATATTTCTTGTTTTATGGTGGCTAGAGAAGATTTAGAAAAGCTTTCTGCTAAAAGTCATAAGTTAGAACATTTAGGTCGCTTGTTTTTAGAAAAACTATATATAAATCTTGCAGAACGTTTAGATAGTTTATTACTACATACTTCTCAAGAAAGACATGACGATTTATTTGTTAAAAAACCAGAACTATTTAACAGAGTTCCTGCCAAACATTTGGCTTCTTTTTTAGGTATGACGCCAGAAACTTTTAGTAGAATTAGAGGGAAATAA